A segment of the Capricornis sumatraensis isolate serow.1 chromosome 8, serow.2, whole genome shotgun sequence genome:
TCAGCTTAGTCGCCCCTGTTTTGTTCAGGCTTCTCAAAATACTGATTCCATAGCTATAGATCCCCACCCCCTAGAGGCCACCTCTATCTATTTCTCATCACGGCATGTGACGGGGTAGAGATATTCAGTCAtcctagagcttccctggtggctcagacaataaagaatctgcctgcaatgcaggagacttccggttcgatccctgggctgggaagatcccctggacccctggagtaggaaacggcaacccactccagtattcttgcctggagaagtccatagaggagtctggcgggctgcagtccatgcggtcctaAAGAGTCCTACGCAACTGAGTGGCTCACACTAGGGACGCTAGGATTGGTCTGAAGCAGGGTCCCGCCTTTCTCCTGTGGCCCGCATATCCTGTCTGCTTCCACCACCCCGTCCTCCGCCCCCCACCCACAACTTACTTTTGAAAATCTTCCCAGTTGTGCAAGCCTCTTCTTTCACTGCAATACATAGTCCTCTGCCTCTGGAACACTTCTGTCTTGGAAACTGGATGTGGCACGTCCTACACTGAATAATTTCTATAATTTGGGCCAGAGAGCAGGGACGTAGATGTGAAAACGTTGCTACGAAAGGACCCATCTCCCCTTTCAAATCTGAAGTCCTCTGGGAGCCCCGAGGGCCTTCTGGAGACCCGTGAAGGGAGGGCATCCACCTCTATCAAACAGGCTGAGCCAAGAGAAGGGCTCTGGAGTTTTAGCTCATAGAACAGGcgagaaaataaggaaaagaggAACAAAATCTAAGCTGAGTGCATCAGATCGTATCCTCTTCATACTCACCAGGTAGATGGCGATCATCAACAGACAGTTCATCCACTGTGCTGGCAAAGAGAAATAACACTTAGATGCAATTTTCTCTAAGACTTGCTCTTGCCTGCGCGTCACTGTAATCCTTGTGTAAACATACAAGGCCCATTCTGAACTTTTCACCTGGAGCCACTCTGGGCCCTTCTGTCCCTCCAAAGCCTAGTTCCCATCTCGAGgcatctctgtttctctccctcaTTTCAGCTCTCTTCACCTCTAGAGGGCCTCTCAGCCTCTCCACCACCGCTTAGGATACAGCACAGACTCAAAGGAGGAAGATAAAtgaacattttgtgtgtgtgtgagtgcctcattgccttcttttttaaaattactttatttttggctgaactGTGGGTCTCCCTTGCTACGCACCAACATTCTCTAGTTGCCAcgagtgggggttactctctagttgcaaggCCCGGCCTTCtgattgcagcggcttctcttgttgctgctcAGGGGCTAGATAGAGAACTCGGACTCAGTAATTGCCCTGGGGtgtgtaggatcttcccagaccagggattgagccagtgtcccctgctttggcaggcagattcttaaccactggacccccaagaAAGTCCCACATCCCCTTCACTTTAATTAACCTCTCTGACTTTCTTACTCACAAGTAGCTGAAAGCTGCAAGGTGACAAAGCCTCTGAAATCCATGAAATTGCTACTCTGTGGATTTAGCCAGCTAGCGCCTGAAAAATCAACATTCCACTTCCCCCTTTCCCGTTCCCTCACCTTTTAACACACGGATCCTTTGCCTTGGCAACTGCTGCTTGTATTTTTCCATCAGGCTCAAAGTCagttcccaccccagccccattcTGCTGGAAAAAGTGGCCGAGTCCTGGAATCCAAGGTTAGTCTCTGGATTCCTTTCAACCCTCAATGCTCATACATCCCCTctcatctccccctcccctcaaGTTGCCCTTCCCACACGACTGATCTGTCTCTACTCACTTTCATGTTCTCGATCTGCTGCAAATGACCCGCACAGtactgttaaggaaaaaaaacaaaaagatatactCTCTGCAGACCTCATTTTACGAACTCACCTCCCAGCTTTTATGAACATCTTGTCAGTTCCCCTATAATCTacctatttccttctgcaggcaGACTAAGACTTTGCTGAAGCTTCCAGGGATGGGGTGCATCGCGTGTGAAAGTCATGGCATTAGAATGACAGCTTCTGTTACCTACAACTCTCATAAGAGAACCTCTGTCATGGGAAGCCCGACCCATGCCAACATCCTGGACACATCTCTCCAACTGTCAACCACAGAGACGCTCACCTTGAAAGCAGCAGAGGAGGACAGGGAGCCCCAGCAGGAGGGACTTGTCCATCTCAGAGGGAGGAAAGAGCAGGTTGGAGCAGGAGCCTGCAAGGTGCCTCTTTATATAGCTACCAGGTTGGACTTCCCCAGGAAGGGCTAGGGGTGGGGACATTACAGAAGTCCTTCAAAGGTGCTTCCTGCTTCAAGGGAAGCCAAGAACTCTAAAATGTTTCTTCTTGGCAAATTGTGAGAAAGAGAGACTGCCTAGGAGAGTCCTGGGTCTGATTCATTTCAGTCCTAGCATTGAGGAAGATTTGATGCCATATCCTGTGGTCTTTTCACTAGAGCACACTGTGGGAAAAGACCAGGGTAAATCAGGGCCCGCTGGGTTAGATTCAGAGACATTTACACTGAGATGCTCATTAAAGCTgagagaagggacttccctgcctgtccagtggttaagactttgcctttcaatgcagaggggtgaaggtttgattcctggttaggaagctaagatcacacatgcctcacagccaaaaaaaaaaaccaaaacataaaacagaaataatattgtaacaaattcaataaagactttcaaatGGCCCATatcaaaaaaaattcaaaaaaaaaaatctgagagaaTATGAGTGTAAATAACTGGACTGTAGGAAGTCCAAAAGAGGGGTAACCAAAGAGCCTTTGAAAGGCAGTACTATAGGAAATGGGGAAGAGTGATGGAGAGGTTCAGATGAGGCGAAAGGGTACTTGGGAGGGAAATAGTTTCCCACTTTCCATCATACTGGAACAAAGCAAACActggggcagaggatgagacactGGAGGAAATTCCTTCTCATACTTGGAGTTTCCTGATGATTGAGACTTAGCCTTTTATTCAGAGAGAGGTTTGAGATTACTTCTCCTGGAGGGAGGTCAGCTGGTCCCTCCCACTTGATGCCGAGCGAGCCAGGTATGAGGAGGGGCAGTTACCTCCACTCTGAAAGTGACAAGGTAACCAACTGGGGTGGTGACTGAATGTAGAATTCCTGTGGAGGGGACTGAGACTGTGTAAGAAaatcgatgggattctccaggcaagaatgctggagtgggctgccacttcctcctccagcggatcttcctgacccaggggtcgtaCCCGTGTCTCTTGAGTCTGCCCCATTGACAGGCAGGATGTTTACCTCcgagccacttgagaagccctgtGTTCCCACTAGCAGTCCTGTCCCTCTCCTGCTCTCAAGCTGGGAAACTTAGCATCATCTCTTACATCCTCGCATTCCTTTCTTTGATCTTTGAGAGCTCCCCTCCTTTCTTTCTAGGAATTCtgtatttaattctttggctAATGGCCCCCCACACAAAAGGAGGGAAGGTTTCCTTGCTCTGCCCCACCAGAAACTGTCTCTTCACTTCATTACAGTCTGTTGATATGATTATACCCCTTCTAAAGCAGAAATGTTCCCTTCTCAGCTTTACCTATCCACCTGAATTCCTTGTTTATATTTGAACACTATACTTTTAAGTATTTAGTTTGTTGTGctaagtcttagttgtggcatgtgagatctagtttcctgaccagggatcaaaccccagggcccctgcattgagagtgcagatTCTTggctactggaccgccagggaagtccctgaactctATCTTATTAGcttatttttctcctaaaatcTCCTCAAATGCACATTGCCGGTCTTAGTATCCCATAATACCTGATTTTCTTACTGGGTCACAGTCCATGCCTTTTCCCAGTGTTCCTAATCCTTTTTCTTatcctcttgctgctgctgctgctaagtcacttcagttgtgtccaactctgtgtgaccccatagatggcagcccaccaggctctgccgtccctgggattctccaggcaagaacagtagagtgggttgccatttccttctccaatacaataaagtgaaaagtgaaagagaagtcgctcactcatgtctgactctttgggatttgccaggcaagagtactggagtggggtgccatcaccttctcctcttaTCCTCTTAGGGCACCCAAAATAATTATTCTCATGTCATAAATTATAGACCCATGACTTAAAAGTATTCAGGAAAGAATCCCTTTTGCTTATTGCTCCAAACTTCACATGGAGTCAGATCTTATgccttggctcagatggtaaagaatccgcctgcaatgcaggagacccatgtttgagccctgggtcaggaagatcccctggagaagggaatggcaacctattccagtactcttgcctgagaattccatggacagaggagcctgacaggctacagtccaaagaggtGGAGAtgacagtgactaacacttacctTGT
Coding sequences within it:
- the PATE1 gene encoding prostate and testis expressed protein 1 → MDKSLLLGLPVLLCCFQVLCGSFAADREHEKGPRGSQRTSDLKGEMGPFVATFSHLRPCSLAQIIEIIQCRTCHIQFPRQKCSRGRGLCIAVKEEACTTGKIFKSDGTLWLTFRGCLKNCANVNSIKWSVYLVNFRCCRSHDLCNEDI